The genome window GCGGCACTTCAATATTTATTATTTCCAAAATCAACAATGATCAGCTAAAGCAGGATTTTCAATATGTACAGAGTCCTAGAAGTAAATTTAATTTCGGAGTAATTACCTCTTACCTTAAAGTTGTACCGGGTATAGTTACAACTAAGTCAGATAACACTGAAAACGAAGAGAAGCTAAGCAATAAAGTCGGATGGGAAAATGCAGCCTATGTATCTCATGAATTTAAATATTCAGAGAAACTGAATTTTGTTTACGGACTTCGTTTAACTTCTTTCTCTGTACTCGGTCCAGGTGAGTTCCTCGATATTGATAAAAATGGAAATACACTGGATACAACAATTTATGGTAATGGTAAAATTGTGAAAACATATTTGAATCTTGAGCCGAGATTTGCTGCGAGTTATGTTTTTAATGAAAAAACTTCGATTAAGGCTTCTTATTGCAGAACCACACAGAATGTTCATTTACTGAGTAATAGTACATCGGGAAGTCCTACAGACCAATGGATTCCTACAAGTAAATATGTAAAGCCTGAGATAGGTGATCAGGTATCTGTGGGTTATTTCAGGAATTTTAATGACAATAAGTTTCAGTTCTCTGCAGAGGCTTATTATAAAGACATGAAAAATCAGGTGGACTTTAAAAACAATGCTGAGCTTAGCCTGAATAATAATGTCGAAAACCAAATATTGATAGGTAAAGGAAGAGCTTATGGTATTGAGTTTTTCCTGAAAAAGAAATATGGAAAATTTAATGGATGGATTGGATATACTATTTCAAAAACGGAAAGAAAGTTTGATCTTATAAATGATGGGGCATATTATCCTGCCAAACAAGACAGACGTCATGATATTTCAATTGTAGGAATTTACGAATTATCCCCTAAGTGGACTTTATCAGGTTCGTGGGTATATTATACAGGAAATGCTATTACGTTTCCAAGCGGTAAATACTATGCAGATAACAGAGTTGTCTTTTATTATGGAGACAGAAATCAAGACAGGATGCCAGATTATCACCGACTGGATATTGGTGCCACATGGATCAGAAAGAAAACAGATAAGTTTGAATCCAGCTGGACATTTTCCATCTATAATCTTTATGGAAGAGCCAACCCTTATATGATTTATTTCAGGGAGAATAAAACAGATGCCTCTAAAACAGAAGCTGTCAAAGTAACACTTTTTAAAATGGTACCATCGTTCACTTATAATTTTAAATTCTGATAAATATATGGAAATGAAATTTAGCCGATTTGCATATATTGCTTTTGTTTCAGCCTTGTCTTTTCTTATTTCTTCATGCGAAAAAGTCATAGATCTGAAGCTCAAAAATTCAGAAGCAGGCATTGTGATAGAAGGTGCAGTTACAGACCAGCCAGGCCCTTATAGGGTAAAGATTAGCAGAAAGGTCAACTTTGATCAGCCAAATGTTTTTCCTGCTGTTAGCGGGGCTTCTGTTATCATCTCAGACAATATTGGTAGCAGAGATACGTTAAAGGAAGTCCGACCAGGCGTTTATGAAACTAATTCCATAGTTGGAGTTGCTGGCAATACATATACACTAAGCGTTGGTGATCAGGGAAACACATATACAGGGCAATCTGTTATGCCTTCACCAGTAGCCATTGACAGCATTAGTATAGACTATTTTCTCTTCGGTGGCCCGGATACTGCAAAGTTTGTTAAAGTAACCTTTAAAGATCCGCAAGGGGTGAAGAATTATTACAGAATCTTGGAGGTATTTAATGGAGATACACTCAAAGGTATGCACCTGGAAGATGATAATTTTAGAGATGGACAAAAAATTACACAGCCAGTATTCGAAGATGGTGAAGATGGAAATTTTCAGACATTCAAATCCGGCGATGTTGTTACCATACTTTTATTATCTATCGATGAAAATACTTATAAGTATTTAAGAGGCGTAGAAGCAGTTACAGATGGAGGACAGTCTGCATCTCCTGCCAATCCTCCCTCAAACCTCTCCAGACCTGCTTTGGGTTGTTTCAGTGCTCATTCTTTTACTTCCAGGACAATTATAGTGAAGTAATTATTAGTTATGCTTTCCAATAAAGGGAAATCAGGTATGCTCTTGGTTTCCATTTATTGTATAATAGGGTAATTAAAACGAATTATTTTTTGGCAACTATTTTTTAAATCTTTACGTAGCGATTTTATGCTTAGGTCAGAGAGGAATTTATTTCTTGAAAGCAGCTCCTATACCAATTGATTTTTTGACCTGCTTTATACATACAATATCATCTTTCCGTTTTCTTTCAAGAAAAAATTTGATAATCAAAATTACTTATCCCTTGTTGACAGTCATTTAATGGCTTGAAAATTTGGTTTTACCTATAGCTTTAATGCATTAATTGATAAAGCGAAACGTTTTATTGGAAATAACGTTCATGCAATCAAATACTTCAACTACAGAATTTCAAGTAGCTAATTCTTCTTATAGAATCTTATTTAATAAAAGTAGCAAGAATCATTATCGGTAGCACCCGATAATAATTTGAAGGAAGAATTATCACAGGACCTGAGCAGAAGCATTCAAATTTACAGAAGGCCAATATGACCGGAAATTTACAAATACCACCAATAGAATTAACAGATAACAGGAAAAGTTATGAAATTAAAAATGCTGTTTCGGATGGATTTCATTCGTTCCCGATCACTTTACAACCGGTTCAGGAATTGAATGATATAATTGTACTTTCAACAGCTTTTTCAAAATTCCAAATAGTAATCTGCGCGTAGTGTATGGTACAGGAGATTGGTGTTTCGGAAATTAACAGGGTTGTTTCTGTTGTTCGGGAGAAGTTTGACCTTGACTTCAGTAATTATGCGGTATCCTCTTTCAAGAGGCGACTGGAAAGACTTATAGAAGTTCGCAATTACAAGACTATAGACAATCTTATTTTCAAAATTGAAAATAATAATTTTAGCAAAGAGGAGTTTTTGCACGAAATCACTGTAAATGTTACAGAGATGTTCCGCGATCCTTCTTTCTGGAAAGCTATCAAGAAAGTATTAACCTTCTCGCTCGAGTCACTTCCTAAAATTCGTATTTGGCATGCCGCCTGCTCTTCCGGTGAAGAGGTGTATTCCATGTTGATTCTTTTAAAAGAAATGAATTTGCTGGATAAATGCGAAATCGTGGCTTCAGATATAGACAATATGATCTTGGCAAGAGCGAAGGATGGAACAATAGCAATGAGAAACATGGAGCTGAATTGCAAGAACTACGCTCGTGTACATGACGATTATCAGGATTTGATGAAATATTTTAAAGTGGATGGAGAATATTGCAAATTCGACAAGTCCCTTTTATCTAGGGTCTCATTTAGAAATATTGATCTTGTGAAAGCTGAATGTACATCTAAGTATGATATAATATTTTGCAGAAATGTTATGATCTACTTTAATCAGTCTTTGCAGTCCAAGGTATTGAATCTCCTTCACCAAAGTTTATTTATTCATAGTTATCTAGTAGTAGGGACAAAGGAAACAATTTCTTCGGCGTTGGAGGTAGCTCCCAAGTTTATCTCAGTGAATAATGAAGAAAAGATATATAAGAAAATCAAAGATTAGTAATTGTATAAGTGTTATTTAATAATACCAGAAATTAATAATTTCTCTGTTTAGCTCCTTCTAAACTGCAAAATTAAATCAAGCTAAGGAACCCAGATATCCCAGCCCTTTCAACCAGGAAAAGCTGCTTATCTGTTTTGGACTCAACTCTGTTGGTCAATCCGGATATCAGATTCAGAGATTAAGTATTCATATCGTCAATTATAGATCGTTATATGATTCTTCATTTTCAATAGCGGGAGTGTTGGATTATCTCACCTGCTTTGTTCAATTATCAGGGTGGTGGTTGATTCTGAAGGTTTGAAAATCAGACAAATTTACTGGTCATTTATTGAAACCCTTATCAACAAGATAAAGTATACATGTTTCCCGTAGGCATATGTTTTTCGAGTAAAAGTAGTGTATTGGGGAATTTGTGAAAAATGAAACTCGTGCTTCCAGAGCTTGGAAATGCCTATAATATTGTAACAATTAATCAATAATAATTTTTATGAAATACATCTATGAAATTCACCGGATAATGTCAGACAAGAGTTTGATTCTGGTATATGAAGGAGAATTTACACAGGAGATAACCAAGTCTGTGCTAGTGATGGCAGAAAGAAATATGGACTATACCGGTGAAGAGAGTAACATTAAAAGGAAAGTTTTTAACGTTATGGTAGAGTGTCTTCAGAACATCTGCAAGCATGCAGACAGCGTTCAGGAGAAGGAAAAGGAAGCCATTTTCATGATTGGAAAAGAAGCTGATTATTATATCATTACATCTGGTAACTATATTATAAATTCAGACGTTCCATACCTGAAGAGTAAGTTGGAGAAAATAAATTCTCTGGACAAGGATGGCCTTAAAGTACTATATAAGGATATGATTTCTAAAAGTGAAATTTCAGATAAAGGAGGAGCTGGCCTGGGTTTTGTAGATATAGCAAGAAAGTCAGGAGAGAAACTTGAATTTGATTTTGAACCGATCAACGACGTTTATTCCTTTTTCTCTTTCAAAACATGTATTTCAAGAAGTAAAGATCTTTAAAAATAATAATATACAATTCATATGAATCCAATAAAAATTGAAGGTACAGAAGATACTCCAGCAGTTTGTCTTGATAAAACTATAGGTGTATTTGAAGTTTCGGGCAGATCACTTCCTGAAGATGCTGCCGGTTTTTATGCTCCTATTCTCAAGTGGCTTGAAGGATATGCTGCTGATCCAAATCCTAAAACGGAATTTACTATTAAGCTTGAGTATTTCAATACAGCTTCTTCTAAGCTTCTTCTTGATCTTTTAACAAGACTGGAAAAGATTTCTAATGCTAAAATTCTTTGGTACTCTTATGAGGATGACGAAGATATGCAAGAAGCCGGACAAGAATTCTCTGAATTGGTAGAAGTACCATTTGAATTAAAAAACTTTTAATAAAGGCTACGGAAGTAAGTTATGAGTGAGGAAATACTTAAGGCACTGGCACAGTTATATGCTATCATTACCAAGCAGGACACAGGTGTAAGTGAAAAAGAAAGAAACTATGTTATAGATTCCTTCCGTTCAAAACTTGACCAGGTAAGGCTTAAGGAATATGTAGCACTATATGATGAATTTGCCGGTATAGATAATCAGGATAAAAAAGACAAGCCTGAAAAACTTACTTCTGTAAAAGATTCCGTAAGAACACTTTCTATCTGCAGAAAGATTAATAAAACGCTCGTTCAGAAGCAGAAAATCATTGTGCTTATCGAACTTCTGGAGCTCGTTCGTTCAGATGGAAATTATACACCTCAGAGAAAACAAATTATTGAAACAGTCTCAGAAAGCTTTAATATTGAAAAGAACGAACATGATCTCATAGAGTGGTTCGTATTTTCAAGATCTGAAGAGCTGAAGACGGATAGTGCTTTCCTTTTTATCAAAAGCGAAGGAGAAGCATTGGAGCCTGCTCCTAACATTATATTTAATCATCATATCCTTGCTCCTGTAAGGTTCCTCTTTCTGGAGTCAGTAGATCTTATCTTCTTAAAAACAGAAGGGGATGGTTTTACTTTAAATGGTCTTCCTGTAAACTCGGAAGAGATTAAGCTATTCCCTTATGGAAGTATACTTAAGTCTTCTATAGGTGCTACGTTCTTTTACAGTGATATCATCAGGTATTTTATAAAGGAAGAAAATAAAAAGCCTGTAACATTTAACGTAACGGATCTTGAGTATACATTTCAGTCTGGCCGCATAGGCTTGCGTGATATCAATATCGCCGAAAGAGAAGGCACTCTTATTGGTATCATGGGAGCCAGTGGTGCGGGCAAAACCACTTTGTTGAATGTTTTGTCTGGTATTGAAATTCCGTCTAAAGGTCAGGTTATGCTGAATGGAATTGATATACATAAAGAGAAAGAAAAGTCTACCGGAATAATCGGATATATCTCTCAGGATGATCTTCTCTTTGAAGACCTCACAGTATTTGAAAATTTATTCTATTGTGCAAAGCTTTGCTTTGACAAGCTTCCTGATGCTGAAATCAGAGAGAACGTCGAAGGCCTTCTGGGAAGCCTCGGGCTGGCTTATGTAAAAGATCTTAAAGTCGGAAGCCCTCTGGAAAAGACCATAAGCGGGGGTCAGAGAAAAAGACTGAACATAGCCCTCGAACTGATTAGGGAGCCATTGGTTCTATTTGTGGATGAACCAACTTCAGGACTTTCTT of Sporocytophaga myxococcoides DSM 11118 contains these proteins:
- a CDS encoding SiaB family protein kinase encodes the protein MKYIYEIHRIMSDKSLILVYEGEFTQEITKSVLVMAERNMDYTGEESNIKRKVFNVMVECLQNICKHADSVQEKEKEAIFMIGKEADYYIITSGNYIINSDVPYLKSKLEKINSLDKDGLKVLYKDMISKSEISDKGGAGLGFVDIARKSGEKLEFDFEPINDVYSFFSFKTCISRSKDL
- a CDS encoding DUF1987 domain-containing protein → MNPIKIEGTEDTPAVCLDKTIGVFEVSGRSLPEDAAGFYAPILKWLEGYAADPNPKTEFTIKLEYFNTASSKLLLDLLTRLEKISNAKILWYSYEDDEDMQEAGQEFSELVEVPFELKNF
- a CDS encoding DUF4249 domain-containing protein; amino-acid sequence: MEMKFSRFAYIAFVSALSFLISSCEKVIDLKLKNSEAGIVIEGAVTDQPGPYRVKISRKVNFDQPNVFPAVSGASVIISDNIGSRDTLKEVRPGVYETNSIVGVAGNTYTLSVGDQGNTYTGQSVMPSPVAIDSISIDYFLFGGPDTAKFVKVTFKDPQGVKNYYRILEVFNGDTLKGMHLEDDNFRDGQKITQPVFEDGEDGNFQTFKSGDVVTILLLSIDENTYKYLRGVEAVTDGGQSASPANPPSNLSRPALGCFSAHSFTSRTIIVK
- a CDS encoding TonB-dependent receptor: MILSRVYNLSLSTYKSRLLLLALVFLVSFKSYSQTNHTISGIVKDNETGDVLIGATVSVKESSTGTVANEKGYYSLSLPEGSYTLMINFFGYKPKEIKVDLKKDLTLNISMSEDVDELKEVIVTTEKKNDNITKAEIGVEKLEVKEINKIPVLLGEKDIIKSIQLIPGVKSGEGTAGFYVRGGGVDQNLVLLDDAPIYNASHLLGFFSVFNSDAINDLTIYKGGIPAQFGGRLSSVLDIKSNEGNYKKLSANGGIGLISSRLNIEAPIVKDKASIMLAGRRSYADLFLKLSPDEGIKNSRLYFYDLNGKLTFRLGEKDRIFISGYFGRDVLGYKKLFNFDWGNAAATVKWMHTFNDKWYSSTSLIHSDYRYRIKLDFSGTSIFIISKINNDQLKQDFQYVQSPRSKFNFGVITSYLKVVPGIVTTKSDNTENEEKLSNKVGWENAAYVSHEFKYSEKLNFVYGLRLTSFSVLGPGEFLDIDKNGNTLDTTIYGNGKIVKTYLNLEPRFAASYVFNEKTSIKASYCRTTQNVHLLSNSTSGSPTDQWIPTSKYVKPEIGDQVSVGYFRNFNDNKFQFSAEAYYKDMKNQVDFKNNAELSLNNNVENQILIGKGRAYGIEFFLKKKYGKFNGWIGYTISKTERKFDLINDGAYYPAKQDRRHDISIVGIYELSPKWTLSGSWVYYTGNAITFPSGKYYADNRVVFYYGDRNQDRMPDYHRLDIGATWIRKKTDKFESSWTFSIYNLYGRANPYMIYFRENKTDASKTEAVKVTLFKMVPSFTYNFKF
- a CDS encoding CheR family methyltransferase produces the protein MVQEIGVSEINRVVSVVREKFDLDFSNYAVSSFKRRLERLIEVRNYKTIDNLIFKIENNNFSKEEFLHEITVNVTEMFRDPSFWKAIKKVLTFSLESLPKIRIWHAACSSGEEVYSMLILLKEMNLLDKCEIVASDIDNMILARAKDGTIAMRNMELNCKNYARVHDDYQDLMKYFKVDGEYCKFDKSLLSRVSFRNIDLVKAECTSKYDIIFCRNVMIYFNQSLQSKVLNLLHQSLFIHSYLVVGTKETISSALEVAPKFISVNNEEKIYKKIKD